A DNA window from Paraclostridium bifermentans contains the following coding sequences:
- the selB gene encoding selenocysteine-specific translation elongation factor, translating to MKNAIIGTAGHIDHGKTTLIKALTGRETDTLAEEKKRGISINLGFTYFDLPSNKRAGIVDVPGHEKFIKNMLAGASGLDMVLLVVAADEGVMPQTVEHMDILTFLNIKKGMIVLTKSDTVEEDFRELVKEDIREKVKGTFLEDAEIIEVDSISKKGLDNLINKIDKMTDEIEDKNLETPARLNIDRVFSIKGFGTVVTGTLIEGKISIDDDLVIYPKELKTKIRSIQVHGEGVETAYAGQRTAINISNVKVEEINRGDVLASPHSLEEAMMLDVRLSVVKHTDAGLKHWDRLRLYHGTREILCRAVPLEVEEIMPGESGLVQLRLEESIVAKKGDKFVVRRYSPMETIGGGIVIDTNPRKHKRFDTNIIEALKIKEKGELSDILEAYLKNNSRNYPNIKEIMSYSGESEDNIKKSLEKLIGQDKVICINNMYMHINQYNTLKEKAESELQAYHKKFRLREGMLKEEVRSKVESKFKTRDFDVLLDLFINDDLIKVNGNFVSLKKFNVVFNEKQIKIKNEIEKILNNAGLNNIYAIEDITNNKKEYEEVLESLIGNTVVKIEDSYLMSSKVYNDAKEKLIKYLEENKEITLGDYRDLVNSSRKNCMIILEDFDRNKITKRVENKRVLF from the coding sequence GTTCCAGGACATGAAAAGTTTATAAAAAACATGTTAGCAGGAGCATCTGGACTTGATATGGTTTTATTAGTTGTTGCGGCTGATGAAGGGGTTATGCCTCAAACTGTAGAACATATGGATATTTTAACATTTTTAAATATAAAAAAAGGAATGATAGTATTAACTAAAAGTGATACTGTGGAAGAAGACTTCAGAGAGTTAGTAAAAGAGGATATAAGAGAAAAAGTTAAGGGAACATTTTTAGAAGATGCAGAAATTATAGAAGTAGACTCTATATCTAAAAAAGGGTTAGATAATCTTATCAATAAAATTGATAAAATGACTGATGAAATAGAAGATAAAAACTTAGAAACTCCAGCTAGACTTAATATAGATAGAGTATTTTCTATAAAAGGATTTGGTACAGTTGTAACAGGGACTTTAATAGAAGGTAAAATAAGTATAGACGATGATCTAGTAATATACCCAAAAGAGCTTAAAACAAAGATAAGAAGCATACAAGTTCATGGAGAGGGTGTTGAAACAGCTTATGCTGGGCAAAGAACAGCTATAAACATATCTAATGTTAAGGTTGAAGAGATTAACAGAGGAGATGTGTTAGCATCACCTCATTCACTAGAAGAAGCAATGATGTTAGATGTTAGATTAAGTGTTGTTAAACATACAGATGCAGGACTTAAACACTGGGATAGATTAAGACTTTACCATGGTACTAGAGAAATACTTTGTAGAGCAGTACCTTTAGAGGTAGAAGAAATAATGCCAGGAGAAAGTGGTTTAGTTCAACTTAGACTTGAAGAAAGTATAGTTGCCAAAAAAGGAGATAAGTTTGTCGTTAGAAGATATTCTCCTATGGAAACAATAGGTGGAGGTATAGTTATAGATACTAACCCAAGAAAACATAAGAGATTTGATACTAACATAATAGAAGCTCTTAAAATAAAGGAAAAAGGAGAGCTTTCAGATATATTAGAAGCTTATTTAAAAAATAACTCTAGAAACTATCCTAATATAAAAGAAATTATGAGCTATAGTGGAGAGAGTGAAGATAATATAAAGAAATCATTAGAAAAGCTTATTGGACAAGATAAAGTTATATGTATAAACAATATGTACATGCACATAAACCAATACAACACATTAAAAGAAAAAGCAGAAAGTGAACTTCAAGCATACCATAAGAAATTTAGATTAAGAGAGGGTATGTTAAAAGAAGAAGTTAGATCTAAAGTTGAAAGTAAATTTAAAACAAGAGATTTTGATGTTTTACTAGATTTATTTATAAATGATGATCTTATAAAAGTTAATGGAAATTTTGTTTCGCTAAAGAAATTTAATGTTGTATTTAACGAAAAGCAAATAAAAATAAAAAATGAGATAGAGAAAATATTAAACAATGCAGGCTTAAATAATATTTATGCAATTGAAGATATAACTAATAATAAAAAAGAATATGAAGAAGTATTGGAATCTTTAATAGGAAATACTGTTGTAAAAATTGAGGATAGTTATTTAATGTCTTCAAAAGTATACAATGATGCTAAAGAAAAGCTTATAAAGTATTTAGAAGAAAATAAAGAAATAACTTTAGGTGATTATAGAGATTTAGTTAATTCAAGTAGAAAAAACTGTATGATAATATTAGAAGATTTTGATAGAAATAAGATTACAAAAAGAGTTGAAAATAAAAGAGTATTATTTTAA
- a CDS encoding FAD:protein FMN transferase — MKNKKLILYIAILSILAIFSFLIFRQKINTYSKTMYYLGTVNEVTLYTKSNEKEANDILNNCENIIKDIDNKMNPSTLSSDIYKINENAGKSYTKVSPDTFKVIKTALHFSDLSDGHFDVSVGSLVQLWNIGNEKARVPSQDEINSVLPTINYKNIILDEKNNSVMLKHKGTKLDLGGIAKGYAADKVVEYLKKQKIEGSIVNLGGNIFTIGSKDGKNKFNIGVQDPTKPRGNAIGSISTTDNSVVTSGIYERYIEKNGKIYHHILSPKTGYPVENELSSVTIVSNNSMNCDALSTTAFSLGTEEGLKLIESLPNTEAIFITKDKKIYLTPGLKDSFNLKDSTFTIQN, encoded by the coding sequence ATGAAAAATAAAAAACTTATACTTTATATAGCAATTTTATCAATTTTAGCTATATTTTCATTTTTAATCTTTAGGCAAAAAATTAATACATATTCAAAAACTATGTATTACCTAGGTACTGTTAATGAAGTTACACTATACACTAAATCTAATGAAAAAGAAGCTAATGATATTTTAAATAATTGTGAAAATATAATAAAAGACATAGATAATAAAATGAATCCATCTACATTATCTAGTGATATTTATAAAATTAATGAAAATGCTGGTAAGTCTTATACTAAAGTATCTCCAGATACTTTTAAAGTTATAAAAACAGCTCTGCACTTTTCAGATTTATCAGATGGGCATTTTGATGTTTCAGTTGGTTCATTAGTTCAACTATGGAATATAGGAAATGAAAAAGCTAGAGTTCCTAGCCAAGATGAAATAAATTCAGTTTTACCTACGATAAATTATAAAAACATAATTTTAGATGAGAAAAATAATAGCGTAATGCTAAAACACAAAGGTACAAAGTTAGACTTAGGGGGAATTGCTAAAGGTTATGCTGCTGATAAAGTAGTTGAATATCTTAAAAAACAAAAAATTGAAGGATCTATAGTAAATCTAGGGGGAAACATTTTTACAATTGGATCTAAGGATGGTAAAAATAAGTTTAATATAGGAGTTCAAGATCCAACTAAGCCTAGAGGAAATGCGATAGGAAGCATATCAACAACAGATAACTCAGTAGTTACATCAGGAATTTATGAAAGATATATAGAAAAAAACGGGAAAATTTATCACCATATATTAAGCCCCAAAACTGGGTATCCTGTTGAAAATGAACTTAGTAGTGTAACTATAGTCTCAAACAATTCAATGAATTGCGACGCACTATCTACTACAGCTTTTTCACTTGGAACTGAAGAAGGACTTAAATTAATAGAATCTCTACCAAACACAGAAGCAATATTTATAACAAAAGATAAAAAAATATACCTAACTCCAGGTCTTAAAGATTCATTTAATCTTAAAGACTCAACCTTCACCATCCAAAATTAA
- a CDS encoding NusG domain II-containing protein, whose product MKKNDFFLILSVLIIIGIWISFSFFKNQDKSEKIVIYLDNKVYKEIPIDATEDITIKTDSGFNKIKIHDKGVEVVDASCPDKVCVKTGFIDKSNKNIVCIPNKVSIKIISNEKNDIDTIAN is encoded by the coding sequence ATGAAGAAAAACGATTTTTTTCTTATTTTATCAGTTTTAATCATAATAGGAATTTGGATAAGTTTTAGTTTTTTCAAAAACCAAGATAAAAGTGAAAAAATAGTTATATATTTAGATAATAAAGTATATAAAGAAATTCCTATTGATGCAACTGAAGACATAACTATAAAAACAGATTCTGGATTTAACAAGATTAAAATTCATGATAAAGGTGTTGAAGTCGTAGATGCATCGTGCCCAGACAAAGTATGTGTGAAAACTGGATTTATAGATAAGTCTAATAAAAATATAGTATGTATACCTAATAAGGTAAGTATAAAAATAATCAGTAATGAAAAAAATGATATAGACACAATAGCAAATTAA